The sequence aaagaaaattatcttAACCAATTATTATAATACTGTTTAAAGTGccatttaacaaaatttatctcaaATGACAAAATCATCTTGTACAATGCATAATacgactttttttctttcttaattaaatatatttatgtcaCTCTCTCAAGCCTTGAGTTGTGGGATTTGTTTTAAttactgtatattttttttttatagacgCCTATTCGTATAtacgtatttatatatatgtataagataTACTTACATATGCTTCTACTTACTTTATAAGTTAGCTTACATTacatattttctctttcttgctTAGTATCATTCTTTGTCGTGTTCTTTTAATTAACCTTTCGTCAGTTTGTCTTGTGTTTCTCACAACACAAAAACTTGCAAAAGTGTTAAGAAATCAAGATCTGAAAAATATTATCACCTCTTGTAGGtttctcgtttttttcttcatcttctcctgaTCTAAAATCACTTATTTCTTAGGTTTCCACTTCTTGCATATATACTCAGAATTTAACCTCTCTAGGGCTTTAATGGCGAATCCATGGTGGACAGGACAAGTGAACCTCTCCGGCCTCGAAACGACACCGCCTGGTTCCTCTCAGTTAAAGAAACCAGATCTCCACATCTCCATGAATATGGCCATGGACTCAGGTCATaacaaccatcatcatcaccaagaagtcgacaacaacaacgacgACGATAGAGACAACTTGAGTGGAGACGACCACGAGCCACGTGAAGGAGCCGTAGAAGCCCCCACGCGCCGTCCACGTGGACGCCCTGCTGGTTCTAAGAACAAACCAAAGCCACCGATCTTCGTCACGCGCGATTCCCCGAATGCTCTGAAGAGCCATGTCATGGAGATCGCTAGTGGGACTGACGTCATCGAAACCCTAGCTACTTTCGCCAGGCGGCGTCAACGTGGCATCTGCATCTTAAGTGGAAACGGCACTGTGGCTAACGTCACCCTCCGTCAACCATCGACGGCTACGGTTGCCGCAGCTCCTGGTGGTGCGGCGGTTTTGGCTTTGCAAGGGAGGTTTGAGATTCTTTCTTTGACCGGTTCTTTCTTGCCAGGACCGGCTCCACCTGGTTCCACCGGTTTAACAATTTACTTAGCCGGTGGTCAAGGTCAGGTTGTTGGAGGAAGCGTGGTTGGCCCATTGATGGCGGCTGGTCCAGTGATGCTGATCGCGGCCACGTTCTCTAACGCTACTTACGAGAGATTGCCtttggaggaggaagaggcagCAGAGAGAGGCGGCGGTGGAGGCAGCGGAGGAGTGGTTCCAGGGCAGCTGGGAGGCGGAGGTTCGCCGCTGAGcagcggtggtggtggaggcgaCGCTAACCAAGGTCTTCCAGTGTATAATATGCCTGGAAATCTGGTTTCTAATGGTGG comes from Camelina sativa cultivar DH55 chromosome 19, Cs, whole genome shotgun sequence and encodes:
- the LOC104764083 gene encoding AT-hook motif nuclear-localized protein 19 isoform X3; this translates as MANPWWTGQVNLSGLETTPPGSSQLKKPDLHISMNMAMDSGHNNHHHHQEVDNNNDDDRDNLSGDDHEPREGAVEAPTRRPRGRPAGSKNKPKPPIFVTRDSPNALKSHVMEIASGTDVIETLATFARRRQRGICILSGNGTVANVTLRQPSTATVAAAPGGAAVLALQGRFEILSLTGSFLPGPAPPGSTGLTIYLAGGQGQVVGGSVVGPLMAAGPVMLIAATFSNATYERLPLEEEEAAERDGGGGSGGVVPGQLGGGGSPLSSGGGGGDANQGLPVYNMPGNLVSNGGGSGGGGQMSGQEAYGWAQARSGF
- the LOC104764083 gene encoding AT-hook motif nuclear-localized protein 19 isoform X2; the encoded protein is MANPWWTGQVNLSGLETTPPGSSQLKKPDLHISMNMAMDSGHNNHHHHQEVDNNNDDDRDNLSGDDHEPREGAVEAPTRRPRGRPAGSKNKPKPPIFVTRDSPNALKSHVMEIASGTDVIETLATFARRRQRGICILSGNGTVANVTLRQPSTATVAAAPGGAAVLALQGRFEILSLTGSFLPGPAPPGSTGLTIYLAGGQGQVVGGSVVGPLMAAGPVMLIAATFSNATYERLPLEEEEAAERDGGGGSGGVVPGQLGGGGSPLSSGGGGGDANQGLPVYNMPGNLVSNGGGSGGGGQMSGQEAYGWAQARSGF
- the LOC104764083 gene encoding AT-hook motif nuclear-localized protein 19 isoform X1, with translation MANPWWTGQVNLSGLETTPPGSSQLKKPDLHISMNMAMDSGHNNHHHHQEVDNNNDDDRDNLSGDDHEPREGAVEAPTRRPRGRPAGSKNKPKPPIFVTRDSPNALKSHVMEIASGTDVIETLATFARRRQRGICILSGNGTVANVTLRQPSTATVAAAPGGAAVLALQGRFEILSLTGSFLPGPAPPGSTGLTIYLAGGQGQVVGGSVVGPLMAAGPVMLIAATFSNATYERLPLEEEEAAERGGGGGSGGVVPGQLGGGGSPLSSGGGGGDANQGLPVYNMPGNLVSNGGGSGGGGQMSGQEAYGWAQARSGF